The Armatimonas rosea genome includes a window with the following:
- a CDS encoding DUF2231 domain-containing protein has protein sequence MPQEDPIKLWQHLHGATIHFALALALVSAAFDLGSKLFGKKEWRTVGFWSLVVAVALSVPAVLSGLWGQLGWFKADKWEAEHLLSHRNVALAGSSLLLALLIWRVLTSDFGSSRSMQDRKGQGHYLIYLFLVVLAAATMGYTGFLGGYVARGY, from the coding sequence ATGCCTCAGGAAGACCCCATTAAACTCTGGCAGCACCTCCATGGTGCCACCATTCATTTTGCCCTCGCTCTTGCTCTTGTCTCCGCTGCCTTTGATCTGGGTAGCAAGCTCTTTGGAAAAAAGGAGTGGCGCACGGTCGGCTTCTGGTCGCTGGTAGTGGCTGTCGCCCTCTCCGTCCCTGCCGTTCTCTCGGGCCTCTGGGGCCAGCTAGGCTGGTTCAAGGCCGATAAGTGGGAGGCCGAGCACCTGCTCTCCCACCGCAATGTCGCCTTAGCAGGCTCCAGCCTTCTGCTCGCGCTCCTGATCTGGCGCGTGCTGACCTCCGACTTTGGGAGCTCGCGGAGCATGCAGGATCGTAAGGGCCAGGGGCACTACCTAATCTATCTCTTTCTAGTTGTCCTGGCGGCAGCCACGATGGGCTACACCGGGTTTCTGGGTGGCTATGTCGCCCGAGGATATTAA
- the proB gene encoding glutamate 5-kinase, producing MSGKRIVIKLGTSTLTGGGTRLSRRAMLSIAAQTAELLEAGHEITLVSSGAMAAGREALGFTKLPPHIAGKQMLSAIGQTRLMQFWAELFAIYEHTVGQVLLTRGDLARRSGYLNARDALDALLAAGVVPIVNENDTVATDEIRVGDNDNLSALVANLTDADLLIILSDISGLYTADPRSNPEAQFLAVIEHLDESHFAMAGGSGSALGTGGMTTKLQAAQLAGQSGTTTVIAPGTTPNILCRIVAGEPLGTTILPLATRRESRERWLLAERPQGVLHVDSGAVRRLRQGGASLLPVGITEIEGSFDRGDAIKLLAPNGSALAVGLAAYSADELRQLKGRSSRQIAHVLGYTFGDEAVHRDNLVLL from the coding sequence GTGAGCGGAAAACGAATTGTCATCAAGCTAGGGACCTCAACTCTCACGGGAGGGGGAACTCGGCTCTCGCGGCGGGCGATGCTGAGCATTGCCGCGCAGACAGCGGAGCTTTTGGAGGCGGGACACGAGATCACCCTGGTGTCGTCGGGGGCGATGGCGGCGGGACGGGAGGCGCTGGGCTTTACCAAGCTCCCCCCCCATATCGCGGGGAAGCAGATGCTCTCCGCGATCGGGCAGACCCGGCTGATGCAGTTCTGGGCCGAGCTCTTTGCCATCTACGAGCACACCGTGGGACAGGTCCTGCTCACCCGCGGCGACCTGGCGCGGCGCAGTGGCTATCTCAATGCCCGCGATGCCCTCGATGCCCTGCTCGCTGCGGGAGTGGTGCCCATTGTCAATGAGAACGACACGGTCGCCACCGACGAGATCCGGGTCGGGGACAACGACAACCTCTCGGCGCTGGTCGCGAACCTCACGGATGCGGATCTCTTGATTATTCTCTCCGATATCTCTGGGCTCTACACCGCCGACCCGCGCAGCAATCCCGAGGCGCAGTTTCTCGCGGTGATCGAGCACCTCGACGAGAGCCACTTTGCGATGGCGGGGGGGAGCGGGAGCGCTCTGGGAACGGGGGGGATGACCACCAAGCTCCAGGCCGCGCAGCTCGCCGGGCAGAGCGGGACGACTACCGTGATCGCACCAGGCACGACTCCTAATATCCTGTGTCGGATTGTCGCGGGAGAGCCGCTTGGCACCACGATCCTGCCCCTCGCTACGCGCCGAGAGAGCCGCGAGCGCTGGCTCCTGGCAGAGCGCCCCCAAGGTGTCCTGCACGTCGACTCGGGTGCGGTTCGCCGGCTCCGACAAGGCGGGGCTAGCCTGCTTCCTGTGGGCATCACCGAGATTGAGGGGAGCTTTGACCGCGGGGACGCCATAAAGCTCCTAGCCCCCAATGGCTCTGCACTGGCGGTGGGGCTGGCGGCCTACAGCGCCGATGAGCTTCGCCAGCTCAAGGGACGCTCCTCGCGCCAGATCGCCCACGTGCTGGGCTATACCTTCGGCGATGAAGCGGTCCACCGCGACAACTTAGTCCTGCTCTAG
- a CDS encoding TolB family protein: MRPKIFTFRNFLLALMAVGTFGGLAYWGSKGFPLPFAAVPSTAGKLAFTWEKDGQTDIYLADPKTGATERLSNDKAREAELDFSQDGQHLTFTAERGESSVRQVCLTEAAPGRKLIALTTTQSTKEFPQFRGEGKIFFLDSGKVGSTAKDASDTDAIFPTVEGKRDDLNLEMLFAEGGISQFATSKDGEIILAAVKQERTQILAVYLKQDKTLALLGSAHELKFQALSDGSFVVLFNGGSPLKEAIQLQPPAEDKKDEARGALGGLFKMLADQSEAMEGQSFLVHFDSGFKPSGVVPLPFAPTSFSVAPNNQLVAIAVADGPAGTPTGLFVGSLSQQEQPQRLTETPVTSVGWSPDSGSLAYVSGGELLVIPTGGAETPTNLTKGVGKAGSLVWSPAKAK; the protein is encoded by the coding sequence ATGCGTCCAAAGATCTTCACGTTTCGCAATTTTCTCCTTGCCCTCATGGCCGTGGGCACCTTCGGGGGGCTGGCCTACTGGGGCTCTAAGGGCTTTCCCCTCCCCTTTGCGGCGGTTCCTAGCACCGCAGGCAAGCTGGCCTTTACCTGGGAAAAAGACGGCCAGACCGATATCTACCTCGCCGACCCCAAGACCGGTGCCACGGAGCGCCTGAGCAACGACAAGGCCCGCGAGGCGGAGCTGGACTTCTCCCAAGACGGCCAGCACCTCACCTTCACGGCAGAGCGCGGCGAGAGCAGTGTCCGACAGGTCTGCCTGACCGAGGCGGCCCCCGGACGAAAGCTCATCGCCCTGACCACGACCCAGTCCACCAAGGAGTTTCCGCAGTTTCGAGGGGAGGGCAAGATCTTCTTTCTCGATAGCGGCAAGGTGGGAAGCACGGCAAAAGATGCCTCCGATACCGATGCGATCTTCCCGACGGTCGAGGGCAAGCGCGATGACCTCAACCTGGAGATGCTCTTTGCCGAGGGCGGGATCAGCCAGTTTGCCACGTCGAAGGACGGTGAGATCATCCTCGCGGCGGTCAAACAGGAGCGCACCCAGATCCTGGCGGTCTACCTGAAGCAAGACAAGACCCTCGCCCTCCTAGGCTCGGCTCATGAGCTCAAGTTCCAGGCACTCAGCGATGGGAGCTTTGTGGTGCTCTTCAACGGCGGCTCCCCGCTCAAAGAGGCGATCCAGCTCCAACCCCCTGCCGAGGACAAAAAAGACGAGGCCCGCGGTGCCCTTGGCGGGCTCTTCAAGATGCTGGCGGACCAGAGCGAGGCGATGGAGGGCCAGTCCTTCCTCGTGCACTTCGACTCCGGCTTCAAGCCCTCCGGGGTCGTGCCGCTCCCCTTTGCCCCGACAAGCTTCTCGGTCGCGCCAAACAATCAGCTCGTGGCGATCGCGGTGGCAGATGGCCCTGCAGGAACCCCCACCGGGCTCTTTGTCGGGAGCCTCAGCCAGCAAGAGCAGCCCCAGCGCCTCACCGAGACCCCGGTCACGTCGGTGGGCTGGTCCCCCGATAGCGGCTCGCTGGCCTATGTCTCGGGCGGTGAGCTACTGGTGATCCCGACCGGGGGAGCCGAGACCCCGACCAACCTCACCAAGGGCGTGGGGAAGGCGGGCTCGCTGGTCTGGTCCCCGGCCAAGGCAAAGTAG
- the prfB gene encoding peptide chain release factor 2 (programmed frameshift): protein MLADVSKDLSLLAERLDDIGRHLDLPRRNKEIAQLEALAGEPTLWDDVARAQKTMQALAKAKEEVLPYLELRRKLDDALVLIEMAESDDDPEAYEPEVRAEVLSIGAGMEKVENATLLAGPYDAHDAILEIKPGAGGTEACDWAAMLLRMYLRWAEANGFQAEVNEELPGEVAGISSATVFITGRNAYGMLRSEHGVHRLVRISPFNANGKRQTSFAAVEVLPAIEDDSELVIDDKELRIDTYRSSGAGGQHVNKTSSAIRITHLPTNIVVTCQDQRSQLQNKEVAMRVLRAKLAELEARKFDQKMADLRGDQQRIEWGSQIRSYVFQPYTQVTDLRSRVKVSDVNGIMDGNLEPLQLGYLRWFAGKGAAGEATDGDDEI from the exons ATGCTGGCGGATGTATCCAAAGATTTAAGCCTGCTTGCGGAGCGCCTCGACGATATCGGGAGGCATCTT GACCTTCCGCGTCGAAACAAAGAAATAGCACAGCTGGAGGCTCTCGCTGGAGAGCCGACACTCTGGGACGATGTGGCGCGCGCCCAGAAGACCATGCAGGCCCTCGCAAAAGCAAAAGAGGAGGTACTGCCGTACTTAGAGCTAAGGCGCAAGCTGGACGATGCGCTGGTTCTGATCGAGATGGCGGAGTCCGACGACGACCCTGAGGCCTATGAGCCCGAGGTGCGCGCGGAGGTACTGTCGATCGGGGCGGGGATGGAGAAGGTGGAGAACGCTACCTTGCTCGCCGGTCCCTACGATGCCCACGATGCCATCCTGGAGATCAAGCCCGGAGCGGGCGGCACCGAGGCCTGTGACTGGGCCGCGATGCTCCTGCGAATGTACCTGCGCTGGGCGGAGGCCAATGGCTTCCAGGCGGAGGTCAATGAGGAGCTTCCGGGAGAGGTCGCGGGGATCTCGTCGGCGACCGTGTTCATCACGGGGCGCAATGCCTACGGGATGCTACGCTCCGAGCACGGGGTCCATCGCTTGGTTCGTATCTCGCCCTTCAATGCCAATGGCAAGCGCCAGACGAGCTTCGCAGCGGTCGAGGTGCTCCCGGCAATCGAGGACGATAGCGAGCTGGTGATCGACGACAAAGAGCTTCGGATCGATACCTACCGCTCCAGTGGAGCAGGGGGCCAGCACGTCAATAAGACCAGTAGCGCGATTCGGATCACGCACCTGCCGACCAATATTGTGGTGACCTGCCAAGACCAGCGCAGCCAGCTACAAAACAAAGAGGTGGCGATGCGTGTCCTAAGAGCAAAGCTTGCAGAGCTAGAGGCGCGCAAGTTCGACCAGAAGATGGCGGACCTGCGCGGCGACCAGCAGCGAATCGAGTGGGGAAGCCAGATCCGTAGCTATGTCTTTCAGCCCTACACGCAGGTCACCGATCTTCGGAGCCGCGTCAAGGTGAGCGATGTCAACGGGATCATGGACGGTAACCTGGAGCCGCTACAGCTAGGCTACTTGCGCTGGTTTGCAGGAAAAGGTGCGGCAGGAGAAGCAACCGATGGAGACGACGAGATTTAG
- the larA gene encoding nickel-dependent lactate racemase, producing MTIRLDYGRAGLPVDFTHHRVQHQLGLSPAPPLENPAQAVREALLAAQLPEKARGKNSACIVICDFTRPVPNTLILSQIIPLLGIPLPQITVLIATGTHRASTPQEHLDLLGEKLLHSGIRVVDHDCDDPMTNRFVGTSPQGLEVFLDTHWLDAELKITVGLIEPHFMAGYSGGRKLVMPGVAGRATIQAWHSPQFLEHENARNGMLDNNPVHEENTAIAALAPADLICDVTLDEQRRVTGVFCGHWIDDWRRGTEFVAQQARPLIPDFVDACVTSGGGYPLDATFYQVVKGIVGAYPIVRPGGTVIIAAEMQEGIGSAHFRETLETNPDLDVLVARMSAPGWTPLPDQWQVEMLARACRQHKVIVVTEPARATELRGCHIDAVGSMDEALARLPKTATLAVIPKGPYVIPAVK from the coding sequence ATGACCATCCGTCTGGACTACGGCAGAGCGGGACTTCCTGTCGATTTCACACACCACAGGGTACAGCACCAGCTCGGGCTCTCGCCGGCTCCCCCTCTCGAAAACCCCGCGCAGGCTGTCCGGGAGGCACTGCTCGCCGCCCAGCTCCCCGAGAAGGCGCGTGGGAAAAACTCCGCCTGTATTGTGATCTGCGACTTTACCCGTCCTGTTCCCAATACGCTAATTTTAAGCCAAATAATTCCGCTCCTTGGCATTCCCCTACCCCAGATCACGGTCTTGATCGCCACAGGAACCCACCGCGCCAGCACGCCCCAAGAGCACCTTGATCTGCTCGGGGAGAAGCTCCTGCACAGCGGGATTCGGGTGGTGGACCATGACTGCGACGATCCCATGACCAACCGTTTTGTGGGCACGAGCCCGCAGGGCCTGGAGGTCTTTCTGGACACACACTGGCTCGATGCGGAGCTTAAGATCACCGTCGGGCTGATCGAGCCGCACTTTATGGCGGGGTACTCCGGGGGACGAAAGCTCGTGATGCCGGGGGTGGCGGGGCGCGCGACCATCCAGGCCTGGCACTCGCCGCAGTTCCTGGAGCACGAGAACGCCCGCAATGGGATGCTAGACAACAACCCCGTCCATGAGGAGAACACCGCGATCGCCGCCCTGGCCCCCGCGGATCTGATCTGTGATGTCACCCTGGATGAGCAGCGGCGGGTCACAGGGGTTTTCTGTGGGCACTGGATCGACGACTGGCGGCGCGGGACGGAGTTTGTGGCCCAGCAAGCACGCCCTCTGATCCCGGATTTTGTGGATGCCTGTGTCACCAGCGGCGGCGGCTACCCGCTCGATGCGACGTTCTACCAAGTGGTCAAGGGGATTGTGGGGGCCTACCCCATTGTCCGCCCTGGTGGCACCGTGATTATCGCCGCCGAGATGCAAGAGGGAATCGGGAGCGCCCACTTCCGGGAGACCCTGGAGACCAACCCCGACCTAGACGTCCTGGTAGCACGAATGAGTGCGCCCGGCTGGACACCCCTCCCCGACCAGTGGCAGGTGGAGATGCTCGCCCGTGCGTGCCGCCAGCACAAGGTGATCGTGGTCACCGAGCCCGCCCGCGCCACTGAGCTCCGTGGCTGCCATATCGATGCCGTGGGGAGCATGGACGAAGCACTTGCCCGGCTCCCAAAGACGGCGACCCTGGCGGTGATTCCCAAAGGCCCCTATGTCATTCCTGCTGTAAAATAG
- a CDS encoding tyrosine-protein kinase family protein has translation MRIPGLRGRRLESAEKAKKELGIPLLGELPQPSAGAQRLEIAYTHLMESILLKAGQGEASRVSIAVTSTREGEGRSSVAANLAIAATRLGRSVLLVDTESSNPRQHRIFGGEFASQEPGLLDLLAMAVTSPSEVLQETTIPRLRLLPVGDTLTHDASVLFSPTGSHQRLERFIRSIAPRLADVVIFDTPYVLSHEPGRHVLSHTDGVVFVVGLGETEASAARKALGILESREASLLGAVCLTLGDFSRSMAVPLPEVTLQKPEKETEILGNNVLTVEVPSPRVSETSPIVPPSVPIDNAKVEVNDSDGKSMSVAAQKQDDDQSTAPAGGFGVEDLEAVLQGWRRRDTTPSPEPERKEEPMGIGIPLPPSFNVASDEGETVSEGAAPVGVAFPMGNFGGGGEGVPIPIPFLSVATNQEPSVEETAEAPKPILTIVEGPSEAETEVAKTEPEVEVVAVPELVVPHIEPVEAVVVAEEEIMIPVPVAPVVAVAELEEAVPVVERESVSIPVVPVFPVPVMAAEAPVAPAPAPEPVVVVAPEPVMVAPVWPTVAPTPVAVVPQPEPVVAAPAPVAPVEVPPPAPAAPVYVQPAPAPVAAAPAYTPAPAPAFAPPPVLAPPVVAAAPLAASVAPQANRSALDMQIDMFQTGPGEMTMRAATSNAPAVGVPPVSLELAMAMNAMRGMRAITPSSTGGADQPRIALEAVSTDAPEATRMRLVVGSTHEPALEVVVHNGAGISVRTGSGMEQPSVKLDSQNLPDGGTVTRATLHTARGGQELVLELRREAVNDGFTDARWKNRLSLFA, from the coding sequence ATGCGAATTCCTGGTTTGCGTGGGCGCCGGTTGGAGAGCGCCGAGAAAGCAAAAAAAGAGCTGGGCATCCCCCTGCTGGGGGAGCTTCCGCAACCAAGTGCGGGGGCCCAGAGGCTTGAGATCGCCTACACCCACTTGATGGAGAGTATCCTCTTGAAAGCGGGGCAAGGCGAGGCGTCTCGGGTGTCGATCGCGGTAACATCGACCCGCGAGGGTGAGGGGCGCTCGTCGGTGGCGGCGAACCTGGCGATCGCGGCCACGCGGCTGGGGCGGAGCGTCCTGCTGGTGGATACGGAGTCGAGCAACCCGCGTCAGCACCGCATCTTTGGGGGGGAGTTTGCGTCGCAGGAGCCCGGTCTACTGGACCTGCTCGCCATGGCGGTGACCTCCCCCTCGGAGGTGTTGCAAGAGACAACGATTCCTCGCCTGCGGCTCCTGCCCGTGGGCGATACCCTGACCCACGATGCCAGTGTTCTCTTCAGCCCCACCGGCTCGCACCAGCGGCTGGAGCGCTTTATCCGCTCCATCGCGCCGCGTCTTGCCGATGTGGTGATCTTCGACACACCCTATGTCCTGAGCCACGAGCCCGGCCGACATGTCCTCTCCCACACCGATGGGGTGGTCTTTGTGGTGGGGCTGGGTGAGACCGAGGCCAGCGCGGCGCGCAAGGCACTTGGGATTCTGGAGAGCCGTGAGGCATCGCTTCTGGGAGCGGTCTGCTTGACACTGGGGGATTTCTCCCGGTCCATGGCCGTGCCTCTGCCAGAAGTTACCCTCCAGAAGCCGGAGAAAGAAACCGAAATCCTTGGTAACAATGTTCTTACCGTAGAGGTTCCGTCCCCTAGGGTGAGCGAAACTAGTCCAATAGTCCCGCCTTCTGTTCCGATTGACAATGCGAAGGTGGAAGTAAACGATTCAGATGGGAAGTCCATGAGTGTAGCAGCACAAAAACAAGACGATGACCAGAGCACCGCGCCTGCGGGTGGCTTTGGTGTGGAAGACCTCGAGGCCGTTCTTCAGGGATGGCGACGGCGAGACACAACTCCTAGCCCCGAGCCTGAGCGCAAAGAAGAGCCCATGGGGATCGGGATCCCGCTGCCTCCGTCCTTTAATGTCGCGTCGGACGAAGGCGAGACGGTGAGCGAGGGTGCTGCTCCTGTGGGTGTTGCCTTTCCGATGGGGAACTTCGGGGGTGGGGGCGAAGGGGTGCCCATACCGATTCCCTTTTTAAGTGTCGCCACGAACCAGGAGCCCTCGGTGGAAGAGACCGCAGAGGCACCAAAGCCGATCCTGACGATTGTCGAAGGCCCAAGCGAGGCAGAGACCGAAGTGGCCAAGACAGAGCCTGAGGTCGAGGTGGTTGCCGTGCCTGAGCTCGTTGTGCCGCATATCGAGCCTGTCGAAGCGGTTGTGGTGGCTGAAGAAGAGATCATGATTCCTGTGCCCGTTGCTCCGGTGGTAGCGGTCGCTGAGCTGGAGGAAGCCGTGCCTGTTGTTGAGAGAGAGTCCGTTTCAATTCCGGTGGTGCCGGTCTTCCCCGTCCCGGTGATGGCTGCCGAAGCCCCCGTAGCGCCCGCCCCGGCTCCCGAGCCCGTTGTGGTGGTTGCACCCGAGCCTGTGATGGTGGCACCGGTCTGGCCGACGGTCGCTCCCACACCCGTTGCGGTGGTGCCCCAGCCCGAGCCGGTGGTCGCTGCTCCTGCCCCGGTTGCGCCTGTCGAGGTGCCTCCGCCTGCTCCTGCGGCTCCGGTCTATGTCCAGCCTGCCCCCGCTCCTGTGGCTGCGGCCCCCGCCTACACCCCGGCTCCGGCCCCGGCCTTTGCGCCACCGCCCGTGCTGGCACCTCCCGTCGTTGCGGCTGCTCCGCTTGCAGCCAGTGTCGCGCCTCAGGCGAACCGGTCGGCTCTTGATATGCAAATTGATATGTTCCAGACAGGTCCTGGCGAGATGACCATGCGCGCCGCGACCAGTAACGCTCCTGCGGTGGGGGTTCCCCCTGTCTCTCTAGAGCTGGCCATGGCGATGAACGCGATGCGTGGGATGCGTGCCATCACGCCCTCCTCAACCGGTGGAGCCGATCAGCCCCGAATCGCCCTTGAGGCGGTCTCCACGGATGCCCCTGAGGCCACTCGGATGCGTCTTGTGGTGGGCAGCACCCACGAGCCGGCGCTGGAGGTGGTGGTCCACAATGGCGCGGGCATCAGTGTCCGCACCGGCAGTGGCATGGAGCAGCCGTCGGTCAAGCTGGACTCCCAGAACCTCCCCGATGGGGGGACCGTCACCCGTGCCACCCTTCACACCGCCCGTGGCGGCCAGGAGCTGGTGCTGGAGCTGCGCCGCGAGGCCGTCAATGATGGCTTCACCGACGCCCGCTGGAAAAACCGCCTCTCGCTGTTTGCGTAA
- a CDS encoding radical SAM protein produces the protein MLITEIEVRSVVTRQKNPGRIPFDITINPYRGCLFGCAYCYASEFVYEDPQKRAAWGQWVEVKKNAVDALQKESRKVTGQRVFFSSATDPYQPLERRLGLTRACLEVLLMAAPAHLHIQTRSPHITRDIELLQRFGESLTVGFSIPTDSDIVRKVFEPRAPSISRRLKAAKELHEAGIAVSASVAPLLPCTPKRLARLLAPVFPEAWVGGMNFHLKETELRQLYTERGWEHFLTHAHRLEVETALWEAGLLPSPPRGTIAAR, from the coding sequence GTGCTCATCACCGAGATCGAGGTCCGCTCCGTGGTCACGCGCCAGAAAAACCCGGGGCGGATTCCCTTTGATATCACCATCAATCCCTACCGCGGCTGTCTGTTTGGCTGCGCGTACTGCTACGCCAGCGAGTTTGTCTACGAAGACCCACAGAAACGCGCGGCGTGGGGGCAGTGGGTGGAGGTGAAGAAAAACGCGGTCGATGCCCTCCAAAAAGAGAGCCGCAAGGTCACCGGCCAGCGCGTCTTTTTTTCATCGGCGACCGACCCTTACCAGCCTCTGGAGCGGCGCCTGGGCCTGACCCGTGCCTGCCTGGAGGTCTTGCTCATGGCCGCGCCCGCCCACCTGCATATCCAGACCCGCTCGCCCCACATCACCCGCGATATCGAGCTCCTCCAGCGCTTTGGGGAGAGCCTGACTGTCGGCTTCTCGATCCCCACCGACAGCGACATCGTCCGCAAGGTCTTCGAGCCCCGGGCACCGTCGATCTCCCGCCGTCTCAAGGCCGCGAAGGAGCTACACGAAGCGGGAATTGCGGTCAGTGCCTCGGTTGCTCCGCTCCTGCCCTGCACTCCCAAGCGCCTCGCCCGCCTGCTCGCTCCCGTCTTCCCCGAGGCCTGGGTGGGAGGAATGAACTTCCACCTCAAGGAGACCGAGCTCCGCCAGCTCTACACCGAGCGCGGCTGGGAGCACTTTCTCACCCACGCCCACCGCCTTGAGGTAGAAACAGCACTCTGGGAGGCAGGCCTGCTCCCCTCCCCGCCACGTGGTACGATAGCCGCACGGTGA
- a CDS encoding citrate/2-methylcitrate synthase, whose translation MSSPETQTPEPTIYDGLKGVVAAKTQIAEVDGKNGKLTLRGYDISELSGTVTFEEVCYLLWHGKLPNRAEYDALLAEMSAARELPEATLATLRACAPHAEGMDILRIGASTLTIGDPESAWPINAPADVESALRRAARLQAQMAAIVAHGYRLGNGKEIVAPKPEHSLAEGFLYMLEGEVPSAARVAGLNAYLVAVAEHGFNASTFAGRVIQSTNSDMVSALTGAIGALKGWLHGGVPGPVLDMLDEIGTAENAQPWISAALDRKERIMGFGHRVYQVRDPRAALLSDAADKMADETGDHHLLDLIKVVEQTTIDELEKRKPGNKLRANVELYAALILHAVGIPSEIFTPVFAIGRTSGWTAHILEQMPKSLIIRPESVYGGPRGLTFVPMDERA comes from the coding sequence ATGAGTTCCCCCGAAACCCAGACCCCAGAACCCACGATCTACGACGGGCTTAAAGGCGTTGTTGCAGCCAAGACCCAGATCGCGGAAGTCGATGGAAAAAATGGGAAGCTGACGCTCCGTGGCTACGATATCAGCGAACTCTCTGGCACGGTCACGTTCGAGGAGGTTTGTTATCTTCTCTGGCATGGCAAGCTTCCCAACCGGGCGGAGTACGATGCGCTCCTGGCAGAGATGTCCGCCGCACGCGAGCTCCCGGAGGCAACTCTGGCGACGCTACGTGCCTGCGCCCCACACGCCGAGGGCATGGATATCCTGCGTATCGGTGCCTCGACCCTGACCATTGGGGACCCCGAGTCCGCGTGGCCCATCAACGCCCCTGCCGATGTCGAGAGCGCCCTGCGCCGTGCCGCACGCCTGCAAGCCCAGATGGCCGCGATCGTGGCACACGGCTACCGGCTGGGCAACGGCAAGGAGATTGTCGCCCCCAAGCCTGAGCACAGCCTCGCGGAGGGCTTTCTCTACATGCTGGAGGGTGAGGTTCCCAGCGCGGCTCGTGTCGCGGGCCTCAATGCCTACCTGGTCGCGGTGGCAGAGCATGGCTTCAACGCCTCGACCTTTGCCGGTCGCGTGATCCAGTCCACCAACTCGGACATGGTCTCGGCGCTCACCGGCGCGATTGGTGCCCTCAAGGGCTGGCTCCATGGCGGTGTCCCCGGCCCCGTTCTGGACATGCTCGACGAGATCGGCACCGCGGAGAACGCACAGCCCTGGATCAGTGCCGCGCTGGACCGCAAGGAGCGCATCATGGGCTTCGGGCACCGTGTCTACCAGGTCCGCGATCCCCGTGCCGCCCTGCTCTCCGATGCCGCCGATAAGATGGCCGATGAGACCGGCGACCACCACCTGCTTGACCTGATTAAGGTTGTCGAGCAGACTACGATCGACGAGCTGGAGAAGCGCAAGCCGGGCAACAAGCTCCGCGCCAATGTCGAGCTCTACGCCGCACTAATCCTCCACGCCGTGGGAATCCCCTCCGAGATCTTCACACCGGTCTTTGCGATTGGGCGCACGAGTGGCTGGACCGCCCATATCCTGGAGCAGATGCCCAAGAGCCTGATCATCCGCCCCGAGTCGGTCTACGGTGGTCCGCGTGGGCTGACGTTTGTCCCGATGGACGAGCGCGCGTAG
- the rfbD gene encoding dTDP-4-dehydrorhamnose reductase: MRLLITGAGGMLGSDVVAEAQRRGHDIVALAGRAALDITDLAAVRACVTTHQPDAVVNCSAWTNVDGAEAEADAAWKLNALGAAHLATACAQTQSWLVQVSTDFVFDGEKGSAYHEFDPVNPQSVYGASKEAGERLVRTALPDRHMIARTSFLYGKSGKNLVDTIVRAAQSRPSLTFVEDQIISPTSTVDLATTLLDLAETPLAGTYHTTNAGQCSLLEFARFIVAEAGLATPVNPTTFAEYVASAKPAAKRPRVSPLERKMLALRGMDTFPSWQDAIRTYLKS, encoded by the coding sequence ATGCGCCTGCTCATCACCGGTGCAGGCGGGATGCTAGGAAGCGATGTCGTGGCCGAGGCACAGCGCCGAGGCCACGACATTGTTGCGTTAGCAGGCCGCGCCGCGCTCGATATCACCGACCTCGCCGCAGTCCGCGCCTGTGTCACGACGCACCAGCCCGATGCCGTAGTGAACTGCTCCGCGTGGACCAATGTGGACGGTGCCGAGGCCGAGGCCGACGCGGCCTGGAAGCTCAATGCTCTTGGCGCGGCGCACCTCGCCACCGCCTGCGCCCAGACCCAGAGCTGGCTCGTTCAAGTCTCCACCGACTTTGTCTTCGATGGCGAGAAGGGCAGCGCCTACCACGAGTTCGACCCCGTGAACCCCCAGAGTGTCTACGGCGCGAGCAAAGAGGCCGGTGAGCGTCTTGTCCGCACCGCCCTCCCCGACCGCCACATGATCGCAAGAACCTCGTTTCTCTACGGCAAGAGCGGCAAGAACCTTGTCGATACCATTGTACGCGCCGCCCAGTCCCGCCCCAGCCTGACCTTTGTGGAGGACCAGATTATCAGTCCCACGTCCACGGTCGACTTGGCAACCACGCTCCTCGACCTCGCCGAGACTCCCCTCGCAGGCACCTACCACACCACCAACGCCGGCCAGTGCTCGCTCCTAGAGTTCGCTCGGTTTATCGTCGCCGAGGCGGGCCTCGCCACCCCGGTCAACCCCACCACCTTCGCGGAGTATGTCGCCAGCGCCAAGCCCGCTGCCAAGCGCCCCCGTGTCTCGCCGCTGGAGCGCAAGATGCTCGCTCTGCGCGGCATGGACACCTTCCCAAGCTGGCAGGATGCGATCCGCACCTACCTAAAGAGCTAG